GGAGCACTTCTTTCAGGAGGACAAAAGCAGCGAATAGCAATTGCAAGAGCCATCATAAAGAATCCGGTGATTCTTCTTCTTGATGAAGCAACCAGTGCTCTTGACTCTGAATCTGAATTACTTGTCCAAAATGCCCTTGATCATGCCTCATTGGGCAGGACTACATTGGTAAGTTCAATAATCCATTTAATACTTAGTCAAAAGACACAATTATTAACACTCATCAAAATTATGCTTGAAACCAGTTGATTAGTTCACACATCAATTTTGTTAGGTGGCATAACATAAGGCATCAGACATTATACATGCTTTTAATGTTTGATATCTTAGCCTTGTTTGATAACAGAGAAATGTTAAGTGACTAACATCTTTGGTTGACAACAACTTCACTTTGATCAGGTTGTTGCACACAAGCTATCAACTGTCCGAAATGCAGATGTCATAGCCGTTGTCAACGCCGGTTCCATCATCGAAATCGGCACGCACAACGAGCTCATAACCCATCCAAACGGCCACTATGCAAAGCTAGCAAAACTCCAAACACAACTCAGCTTTGATGATCAACAAGAAATATCCAATGCTGTTTCTTCTGCAGCAAGAAGCAGTGCTGGTAGAACCAGCACAGCAAGATCAACAAGCCCTGCAATTTTCCAAAAATCACCAATCCCTATTGATGATAACACCATAACCCCAGAATCATCTCTTGTTTCTCATCCTTCACCTTCTTTTCCAAGGCTTCTATCTCTGAATGCACCTGAATGGAAACAATGTTTAATTGGTACTTTTTCCGCAATAGCTTTCGGCTCAGTGCAGCCCATATATGCCTTAACAATTGGTGGCATGATTTCTGCATTTTTCGCCGAAAGCCATAGTGAAATGATTCACAGAATCAGGACTTACTCTTTGATTTTCACTTCTCTTTCTCTTGCTTCCATCACACTCAACCTCTTGCAGCACTACAATTTCGCATACATGGGAGCAAAATTAACTAAAAGGATACGGCAGAGAATGCTTGAGAATATCTTAACATTCGAAACGGCTTGGTTTGATGAAGAAAATAACTCCAGTGGAGCATTGTGCTCAAGGCTAAGCAATGAGGCTTCCATGGTTAAGTCCCTTGTCGCGGATCGCGTTTCATTGCTGGTTCAAACAGCTTCTGCTGTCAGCATTGCAATGATCATAGGACTCGCCGTGGCGTGGAAGCTCGCTCTTGGGATGATAGCAGTGCACCCACTCACAATCCTCTGCTTCTACACAAGAAAAGTTCTTCTCTCTACACTCTCATCAAAATTCATCAAGGCACAGAATCATAGCACACAGATTGCAGTTGAAGCAGTGTACAACCACAGAATTGTGACTTCATTTGGAAGCATACAAAAGGTTTTGACATTATTCGATGAAGCGCAGGAGGCGCCAAGGAAGGAGGCGAGGAAGAAGTCGTGGCTGGCCGGGATTGGAATGGGGTCTGCTCAATGCCTAACATTCATGACATGGGCTTTGGATTTCTGGTATGGAGGGACATTGGTGGAGAAGAAGGATATTTCTGCAGGGGATGTGTTTAAGACATTCTTTGTTTTGGTTAGCACTGGGAAGGTCATTGCTGAAGCTGGAAGCATGACTTCTG
This window of the Arachis duranensis cultivar V14167 unplaced genomic scaffold, aradu.V14167.gnm2.J7QH unplaced_Scaffold_150064, whole genome shotgun sequence genome carries:
- the LOC107472541 gene encoding putative ABC transporter B family member 8; this translates as ALLSGGQKQRIAIARAIIKNPVILLLDEATSALDSESELLVQNALDHASLGRTTLVVAHKLSTVRNADVIAVVNAGSIIEIGTHNELITHPNGHYAKLAKLQTQLSFDDQQEISNAVSSAARSSAGRTSTARSTSPAIFQKSPIPIDDNTITPESSLVSHPSPSFPRLLSLNAPEWKQCLIGTFSAIAFGSVQPIYALTIGGMISAFFAESHSEMIHRIRTYSLIFTSLSLASITLNLLQHYNFAYMGAKLTKRIRQRMLENILTFETAWFDEENNSSGALCSRLSNEASMVKSLVADRVSLLVQTASAVSIAMIIGLAVAWKLALGMIAVHPLTILCFYTRKVLLSTLSSKFIKAQNHSTQIAVEAVYNHRIVTSFGSIQKVLTLFDEAQEAPRKEARKKSWLAGIGMGSAQCLTFMTWALDFWYGGTLVEKKDISAGDVFKTFFVLVSTGKVIAEAGSMTSDLAKSSTAVKSVFEILDRKSLIPKAGDCNNGRKLENMSGKIELKNVDFAYPSRAGTPILRKFCLEVKAGKSIGLVGKSGCGKSTVIALIQRFYDVERGFVKMDNVDIRELDIQWYRQHTALVSQEPVIYSGTVRDNILFGKQDATENEVVEAAKAANAHEFISSLKDGYETECGERGVQLSGGQKQRIAIARAIIRNPTILLLDEATSALDVQSEQVVQEALDRIMVGRTTIVVAHRLNTIKELDSIAYVSEGKVLEQGTYAQLRHKRGAFFNLACHQIQN